DNA sequence from the Brachybacterium avium genome:
CCGACGGGGCCAGCGGGCCCCGCAGGTCGATCGCGCGGGCGGCGGTGAGCAGCTCGATCGCGAGCACGCGGCGCAGGTTCTCGACGCTGGTGCGCAGCTTGCGAGCGGCGTGCCAGCCCATCGAGACGTGGTCCTCCTGCATCGCGGAGGAGGGGATGGAGTCCACGCTCGCCGGCACGGCCAGGCGCTTCATCTCCGAGACCAGGGCGGCCTGGGTGTACTGGGCGATCATGAAGCCGGAGTCCACGCCCGGGTCGTCGGCCAGGAACGGCGGCAGGCCGTGGGAGCGGGTCTTGTCCAGCATCCGGTCGGTGCGGCGCTCGGCGATCGAGGCGAGATCCGCGGAGACCACGGCCAGGAAGTCGAGCACGTAGGCGACGGGCGCGCCGTGGAAGTTGCCGTTGGAGGTGACGGTGCCGTCCTCGAGCACGACGGGGTTGTCGATCGCGGCGGCGAGCTCCCGCTCGGCGACGGTGCGGGCGTGCTCGATGGTGTCGCGCACCCCGCCGGCGACCTGCGGGGCGCAGCGCAGCGAGTAGGCGTCCTGCACGCGGGAGCCCTCGGCGGCGACGTCGGCGACGATCGGGGAGTCCGCGAGCAGGGCGAAGATGTTCGCGGCCGAGGCCTCCTGGCCGGGGTGCGGGCGCAGCGGGGCGTGCAGCTCGGGCCGGAACACGCTGTCGCGGCCGCGCAGGCCCTGCACGGACAGGGCGGTGGTGAGATCGGCGGTGCGCACCAGGTCGTCGAGGTCGGCGATCGCCATCAGCAGCATGCCGAGCATGCCGTCGGTGCCGTTGATCAGCGCGAGCCCCTCCTTCTCCTCGAGCAGCACGGGCTCGATCCCGGCCTCGGCGAGCAGCTCGGGCACGGGGCGCTCCTGCCCGTCGCGGTCGCGGGCGCGGCCCTCGCCCATCAGCACGATCGCGCAGTGCGAGAGCGGGGCGAGGTCGCCGGAGCAGCCCAGGGAGCCGTACTCGTGGACGATCGGGGTGATCTGCGCGTTCAGCAGCGCGAGGATCGTCTCGACCACGACGGGTCGAACGCCGGTGCGTCCGGAGGCGAGGGTGCGGGCGCGCAGCAGCATCAGGGCGCGCACCACCTCGGTCTCCACCTCCGGGCCGGCCCCGGCCGCGTGCGAGCGGATCAGCGAGCGCTGCAGGGCATGGCGCATGCTCGGCGGGATCGCGGTGTCCGCGAGGGCGCCGAAGCCGGTGGAGACGCCGTAGACGGGGGTGTCCCCGGCGGCGAGCGCATCGATGTGCGCGCGGACCGCGGCGACCTGCTCCCGGGCGGCGGGGTCGAGCTCGACGTGTGCCCGATGGCGGGCGACGGCGAGGACGTCGGCGGGGGTCAGGCCGGAGGTGGAGAGGGTGACGGGACTGGTCATGAGGGACCTTTCTGGGGTTCGGGGTCGTTGGGGAGGGGCGGTGCCGATGGTCGGCTACAGCAGCAGGTGCGCCAGCGGAGCGGCGATCAGGATGGTCAGCACCACCCGGAGGAACCACACCACCACCATGTGCACCACGGAGACCGGGATGCGGGTGGCCAGGATCGAGGGCACCAGCGCGGAGAAGAACACGATCTGGGAGACGGCGGTGACGCCCACGGTGAAGCGCAGCACCTCGGACTCGTGGCCGGCGACCACGGTGGCGGGCAGGAACATCTCCGCGATGCCCACCGAGACCGCCTTGCCGGCCAGGGCC
Encoded proteins:
- the hutH gene encoding histidine ammonia-lyase; this encodes MTSPVTLSTSGLTPADVLAVARHRAHVELDPAAREQVAAVRAHIDALAAGDTPVYGVSTGFGALADTAIPPSMRHALQRSLIRSHAAGAGPEVETEVVRALMLLRARTLASGRTGVRPVVVETILALLNAQITPIVHEYGSLGCSGDLAPLSHCAIVLMGEGRARDRDGQERPVPELLAEAGIEPVLLEEKEGLALINGTDGMLGMLLMAIADLDDLVRTADLTTALSVQGLRGRDSVFRPELHAPLRPHPGQEASAANIFALLADSPIVADVAAEGSRVQDAYSLRCAPQVAGGVRDTIEHARTVAERELAAAIDNPVVLEDGTVTSNGNFHGAPVAYVLDFLAVVSADLASIAERRTDRMLDKTRSHGLPPFLADDPGVDSGFMIAQYTQAALVSEMKRLAVPASVDSIPSSAMQEDHVSMGWHAARKLRTSVENLRRVLAIELLTAARAIDLRGPLAPSAPSAAAIAVMRRTVEGPGPDRFLAPDIAEAEARLLDGTMLAAVQEVTGPLA